In one window of Hyalangium ruber DNA:
- the tsf gene encoding translation elongation factor Ts produces MAEVTATMVKDLREKTGAGMMDCKKALAETGGDFAKAEEWLRKKGISAAGKKEGRVAAEGIIATYVHSGRIGVMVEVNCETDFVARNEDFQALAKDIAMHVAATTPLYVRREEIPADALEKEKEIQRAQLKEQKKPEAMWDKILVGKLEKYYETVCLVDQYWVKDDKKRIHEMVTERAAKIGEKVSIRRFARFVVGEGIEKKKDDLAAEVAKTLGQA; encoded by the coding sequence ATGGCTGAAGTTACCGCCACGATGGTGAAGGACCTGCGCGAGAAGACCGGCGCGGGCATGATGGACTGCAAGAAGGCGCTGGCCGAGACCGGTGGCGACTTCGCCAAGGCCGAGGAGTGGCTGCGCAAGAAGGGCATCAGCGCGGCGGGCAAGAAGGAAGGCCGTGTCGCTGCCGAGGGCATCATCGCCACCTACGTCCACAGCGGCCGCATCGGCGTGATGGTGGAGGTCAACTGCGAGACGGACTTCGTGGCTCGCAACGAGGACTTCCAGGCCCTGGCCAAGGACATCGCCATGCACGTGGCGGCGACCACCCCGCTGTACGTGCGCCGCGAGGAGATCCCCGCCGACGCGCTGGAGAAGGAGAAGGAGATCCAGCGCGCCCAGCTCAAGGAGCAGAAGAAGCCCGAGGCCATGTGGGACAAGATCCTCGTGGGCAAGCTGGAGAAGTACTACGAGACGGTCTGCCTCGTGGACCAGTACTGGGTGAAGGACGACAAGAAGCGCATCCACGAGATGGTGACCGAGCGCGCCGCGAAGATCGGCGAGAAGGTCTCCATCCGCCGCTTCGCGCGCTTCGTGGTGGGCGAGGGCATCGAGAAGAAGAAGGATGATCTGGCCGCCGAGGTCGCCAAGACGCTGGGCCAGGCTTAA
- the pyrH gene encoding UMP kinase, whose protein sequence is MSEPTRSLRYKRILLKLSGEALMGDGKYGIHPPTLTRIASEMKEVVEAGVELAVVIGGGNIFRGVAGSTEGMDRASADYMGMLATCINSMAMQDALEKQGVHTRVLSAIKMEQIAEPYIRRRAVRHLEKGRVVIFAAGTGNPYFTTDTAASLRAMEINAEIILKATKVDGIYNADPKKDATARRYRSLTYMDVLKQNLNVMDSTAISLCMDNKLPIVVFDLTVRGNIGRAVLGAGDIGTVVGASETVWA, encoded by the coding sequence ATGTCCGAACCGACCCGCTCCCTCCGCTACAAGCGCATCCTCCTCAAGCTCTCGGGCGAGGCCCTGATGGGCGATGGCAAGTATGGCATCCACCCGCCCACGCTCACCCGCATCGCCAGCGAGATGAAGGAGGTGGTGGAGGCGGGCGTCGAGCTGGCCGTCGTCATTGGCGGAGGCAACATCTTCCGCGGCGTGGCCGGCTCCACCGAGGGCATGGATCGCGCGAGCGCCGACTACATGGGCATGCTCGCCACCTGCATCAACTCCATGGCCATGCAGGACGCGCTGGAGAAGCAGGGCGTGCATACCCGAGTGCTGTCGGCCATCAAGATGGAGCAGATCGCCGAGCCCTACATCCGCCGGCGCGCCGTGCGCCACCTGGAGAAGGGGCGCGTCGTGATTTTCGCCGCGGGCACCGGCAACCCGTACTTCACCACGGACACCGCCGCGTCCCTGCGCGCCATGGAGATCAACGCGGAGATCATCCTCAAGGCCACAAAGGTGGATGGCATCTACAACGCGGATCCGAAGAAAGATGCCACGGCGCGGCGCTACCGCTCGCTGACGTACATGGACGTGCTGAAGCAGAACCTGAACGTGATGGACTCCACGGCCATCTCGCTGTGCATGGACAACAAGCTGCCCATCGTGGTGTTCGACCTGACGGTGCGCGGCAATATCGGTCGGGCCGTGCTGGGCGCCGGCGATATCGGTACAGTGGTGGGTGCATCCGAGACGGTCTGGGCCTGA
- the frr gene encoding ribosome recycling factor, whose protein sequence is MANDEVVTQLKSRIDKTLDDLRKDLTKVRTGRASTSLLDGIRVDFYGTPTPLNGVASVQSPEPRLITIKPWDKSVLKEVEKAIREANLGLNPMNDGEMIRLPFPPLTEERRKEIAKQVKNKGEEHKVAIRNIRRDANEALKVSLKDKKITEDDNKRLQEKVQKETDAGVAEVDKIIAAKEKEVMSV, encoded by the coding sequence ATGGCGAATGACGAAGTCGTCACGCAGTTGAAGTCCCGTATCGACAAGACGCTCGATGACTTGCGCAAGGACCTGACGAAGGTGCGCACCGGTCGCGCCAGCACCAGCCTGCTGGACGGCATCCGGGTGGACTTCTACGGGACTCCTACCCCGCTCAACGGCGTGGCCAGCGTGCAGTCGCCCGAGCCCCGGCTCATCACCATCAAGCCGTGGGACAAGAGCGTGCTGAAGGAGGTCGAAAAGGCCATCCGCGAGGCGAACCTCGGGCTCAACCCGATGAACGACGGCGAGATGATCCGCCTGCCGTTCCCTCCGCTGACGGAGGAGCGCCGCAAGGAGATCGCCAAGCAGGTGAAGAACAAGGGCGAGGAGCACAAGGTCGCCATCCGCAACATCCGCCGCGATGCCAACGAAGCCCTCAAGGTGAGCCTGAAGGACAAGAAGATCACCGAGGACGACAACAAGCGGCTGCAGGAGAAGGTGCAGAAGGAGACCGACGCGGGCGTGGCCGAGGTCGACAAGATCATCGCCGCCAAGGAAAAGGAGGTCATGTCGGTCTGA
- a CDS encoding response regulator, protein MRAALIAEPSVPVSTALRRFLESAGYEVIVVATAGEALREVRGSPPTVLLASFSGPLDGEALCREVKQEAPGVPVLLLYMPEEEHPEARAAAVGADACLVGPLKRTTVVTCVGLLVQLSEARAAAKDAEAAASEDSAASEAEVRKGRLDAPGSPDFEFLKRLLLMEVKRSRRYRYPIALVLLELDHLTERTASLSTTQRTAMLAEMLGLLSGGVRDIDVIVPTADGRFVAFLPHTPRTGALVVAERLRMRVKTLAPLPNISVSIGLSVFEPSPVRGQTQVSFGNLMKDASEALRKAQAAGGDRIEFSERANPDQQGTGS, encoded by the coding sequence ATGCGTGCCGCCCTCATCGCCGAGCCCTCTGTCCCGGTCTCCACGGCCCTGCGCAGGTTTCTCGAGAGCGCGGGGTATGAGGTCATCGTCGTCGCCACCGCGGGCGAGGCGCTGCGCGAGGTGCGCGGCAGTCCGCCCACGGTGCTGCTGGCCTCGTTCTCGGGGCCGCTGGATGGCGAGGCGCTGTGCCGGGAGGTGAAGCAGGAGGCGCCGGGGGTTCCGGTGCTCCTGCTCTACATGCCCGAGGAGGAGCACCCAGAGGCCCGGGCGGCCGCGGTAGGCGCGGACGCCTGTCTGGTGGGGCCGCTCAAGCGCACCACGGTGGTGACGTGCGTGGGGCTGCTGGTGCAACTCTCCGAGGCCCGGGCCGCCGCGAAGGACGCCGAGGCGGCCGCCTCCGAGGACAGCGCCGCCAGCGAGGCGGAGGTCCGCAAGGGGCGGCTGGATGCGCCCGGCTCTCCGGACTTCGAGTTCCTCAAGCGCCTGCTGCTGATGGAGGTCAAGCGCAGCCGGCGCTACCGCTACCCCATCGCCCTGGTGCTGCTGGAGCTGGACCACCTGACCGAGCGCACCGCGAGCCTGAGCACCACGCAGCGCACCGCGATGCTGGCGGAGATGCTGGGGCTGCTCTCGGGCGGGGTGAGAGACATCGACGTCATCGTCCCCACGGCGGATGGGCGCTTCGTGGCCTTCCTGCCGCACACGCCGAGGACGGGCGCGCTGGTGGTGGCCGAGCGGCTGCGGATGCGGGTGAAGACGCTGGCGCCCCTGCCGAACATCTCGGTGTCCATCGGGTTGTCGGTCTTCGAGCCCTCGCCGGTGCGAGGCCAGACGCAGGTGAGCTTCGGCAACCTGATGAAGGACGCCAGCGAGGCGCTGCGCAAGGCGCAGGCGGCGGGTGGGGACCGGATCGAGTTCTCCGAGCGCGCCAACCCGGATCAGCAGGGGACGGGGAGCTAG
- a CDS encoding class I SAM-dependent methyltransferase — MSVKSTIEHLARTVEDLGIPGLRVDQDTLSFDEPVALACIDCDRLESIQGDLERLVHRVSPGGMIFFADYNSLDSRRAFLDAWVVAHPEFRVLEAGESLVVQRRAREATQDHAALWADPASVQGRWTERAQLAADMVSPGSSVLDIGAGGMAVRRLLHPACRYTPSDFVQRSEDCIVADLNAGQFPPGRWDVVTMLGVLEYIQEPAAVLTRIGAAAPRLVMSYCCRKGASIAYRRKLTWVNDFTPDELDVLLRQTGWRMERAVELKRLPTFTEVLLSCTRDGASETA, encoded by the coding sequence ATGTCGGTGAAGAGCACCATCGAACATCTGGCTAGAACCGTAGAAGACCTTGGCATCCCCGGCCTGCGCGTCGACCAGGACACGCTCTCCTTCGATGAGCCAGTGGCGCTCGCGTGTATCGACTGCGACCGGCTCGAGTCCATCCAGGGGGACCTGGAGCGGCTCGTCCACCGGGTCAGCCCGGGTGGGATGATCTTCTTCGCCGACTACAACTCCCTCGACAGCCGCCGAGCCTTCTTGGATGCCTGGGTCGTCGCGCATCCTGAGTTTCGGGTGCTGGAGGCAGGAGAGTCGTTGGTCGTGCAGCGACGCGCCAGGGAAGCCACCCAGGACCATGCCGCCTTGTGGGCAGACCCGGCCAGCGTGCAGGGGCGCTGGACCGAGCGCGCCCAGCTCGCTGCGGACATGGTGTCCCCAGGCTCGAGCGTGCTCGATATCGGGGCTGGGGGCATGGCCGTGCGGCGGCTCCTGCATCCCGCGTGTCGCTACACGCCCTCGGACTTCGTCCAGCGCAGCGAAGACTGCATCGTCGCGGACCTCAATGCGGGGCAGTTTCCACCGGGTCGCTGGGACGTGGTGACGATGCTGGGCGTGCTGGAATACATCCAGGAGCCAGCGGCCGTGCTGACCCGCATCGGGGCCGCCGCGCCGCGGCTCGTCATGTCGTACTGTTGCCGCAAGGGTGCCTCCATCGCCTACCGGCGCAAGCTCACCTGGGTCAATGACTTCACCCCCGACGAGCTCGACGTGTTGCTGCGGCAGACGGGCTGGCGGATGGAGCGCGCGGTGGAGCTCAAGCGCCTGCCTACCTTCACGGAAGTGCTCCTCTCCTGCACGCGTGACGGGGCCTCGGAGACAGCGTAA
- a CDS encoding polysaccharide pyruvyl transferase family protein: MIKFGLSCYRNTRNLGDEIQSLAARQFLPRVDHFIDRDFLADFVPGDEQPVALILNGWFAHRAENWPPVESIIPLPVSMHLSSFRGWGPAGISAEQFFLHPSAREYLEKWGPVGARDLHTLQLLKKAEVPAYFSGCLTLTLKRKPEAVREDFIAAVDLPAEIVEALRKRTDRPILTLTHDDTVTADVSERFTKAERLLDAYQRAHCVVTTRLHCALPCLAFETPVLLLDQSPDQTRFAGLHQLLRHSSPEAFLEGKGFPFDLQNPEPNDLDYLKLRNELTSRVEQFISDVSSERITPEALSDGGSLLARYNTLWAFYTELRKLREVTSAELEKARNEVQEQARTIERLTRELEAARAR, translated from the coding sequence GTGATCAAGTTCGGTCTGTCCTGCTATCGAAACACCCGCAATCTGGGGGACGAGATCCAGAGCCTTGCCGCTCGTCAGTTCCTTCCGCGCGTGGACCACTTCATCGACCGTGACTTCCTCGCCGACTTCGTGCCCGGGGACGAGCAGCCCGTCGCGTTGATCCTCAACGGCTGGTTCGCCCACCGCGCTGAGAACTGGCCACCGGTCGAGAGCATCATCCCGCTGCCCGTCTCCATGCACCTCTCCTCCTTCCGAGGGTGGGGGCCGGCGGGAATTTCAGCCGAGCAGTTCTTCCTGCACCCCAGCGCTCGCGAGTACCTCGAGAAGTGGGGGCCCGTGGGAGCTCGGGACCTCCATACGCTCCAGCTCCTGAAGAAGGCGGAGGTGCCCGCGTATTTTTCCGGGTGCCTGACGCTCACCTTGAAGCGCAAGCCGGAGGCCGTGCGCGAGGACTTCATCGCGGCCGTGGATCTGCCCGCTGAGATCGTCGAAGCGCTCCGGAAGAGAACGGACCGACCGATCCTCACGCTCACCCACGATGACACTGTGACCGCTGACGTGTCCGAGCGGTTCACCAAGGCCGAGCGCCTCCTGGACGCCTATCAACGCGCGCACTGCGTGGTGACGACGCGGCTGCACTGTGCCTTGCCTTGCCTCGCCTTCGAGACCCCGGTCCTCCTGCTCGACCAGAGCCCGGACCAGACCCGGTTCGCTGGGCTCCATCAGCTGCTTCGGCACAGCTCTCCCGAGGCGTTCCTGGAAGGGAAGGGGTTTCCCTTCGATCTCCAGAACCCCGAGCCCAATGACCTGGACTACCTGAAGCTCCGCAACGAGCTGACCTCCAGGGTCGAACAGTTCATCTCCGATGTGTCCTCCGAGCGAATCACCCCAGAGGCGCTCTCGGATGGGGGCTCCCTGCTCGCCCGCTACAACACCCTCTGGGCCTTCTACACGGAGCTGCGCAAGCTCCGTGAGGTGACCTCTGCCGAGCTCGAGAAGGCTCGAAACGAAGTTCAGGAGCAGGCCAGGACGATCGAACGCCTGACCCGTGAACTCGAGGCCGCCAGGGCCCGATGA
- a CDS encoding ubiquitin-like small modifier protein 1: protein MAHVRIPTPLRGYTQNQSEVSAQGATVGEVLQDLERRYPGIGPRLLDDKGSVRRYVNIFHNEEDIRFLQELSTPVKEGDRITLIPAIAGG, encoded by the coding sequence ATGGCCCATGTCCGTATCCCGACCCCACTTCGCGGCTACACCCAGAACCAGAGTGAAGTGTCCGCCCAGGGCGCCACGGTGGGCGAAGTGCTCCAGGATCTGGAGCGTCGCTACCCCGGAATCGGCCCGCGCCTGCTCGATGACAAAGGAAGTGTGCGGCGCTACGTGAACATCTTCCATAACGAGGAAGACATCCGGTTCCTCCAGGAACTATCCACGCCAGTGAAGGAGGGGGACCGCATCACTCTCATCCCCGCCATCGCGGGTGGATAG
- a CDS encoding class I SAM-dependent methyltransferase, which produces MSTAQPSPVPATSSVYDELAERIPDPRFVFMNHGYASSQGEDFSWLKSKLDFAFRYSVNLIRQTLEGVDLTGKVVLDVGCGRGGPCSYLVRYAKPKKVYGLDQSQGNIDFCRQAHRARNLRFIRGDAQALPFDDASIDVVLNVESAHYYPDLAGFYREVARVLRPGGVFCYADIVAPGEVARNQRWMRSAGLERVRSADITDDVARGIYLGSYHLHRLFFQMIDPKLGNEEAVVRLLNRITIERYAGYTQRERSYHLWRMRRP; this is translated from the coding sequence ATGAGCACGGCACAGCCATCCCCGGTCCCGGCTACGTCCAGCGTGTATGACGAGCTTGCCGAGCGCATCCCGGATCCGCGCTTCGTCTTCATGAATCACGGGTATGCAAGCTCCCAGGGCGAAGACTTCAGCTGGTTGAAGTCCAAGCTGGACTTCGCCTTCCGGTATTCCGTCAATTTGATCCGGCAGACGCTGGAGGGAGTCGACCTCACGGGCAAGGTCGTCCTCGACGTGGGCTGCGGCCGTGGCGGGCCGTGCTCCTACCTTGTCCGCTACGCGAAGCCCAAGAAGGTCTACGGACTCGACCAGTCCCAGGGGAACATCGATTTCTGCCGGCAGGCCCACCGCGCCCGCAATCTCCGGTTCATCCGTGGGGATGCGCAGGCGCTGCCGTTCGATGATGCAAGCATCGATGTCGTCCTGAACGTCGAGTCAGCGCACTACTACCCCGACCTCGCTGGGTTCTATCGCGAGGTCGCCCGGGTGCTCCGGCCCGGCGGTGTCTTCTGCTACGCGGACATCGTCGCGCCTGGAGAGGTCGCCCGGAACCAGCGCTGGATGAGGTCCGCGGGGCTGGAGCGGGTGCGGTCCGCCGACATCACCGATGATGTCGCGCGGGGCATCTATCTCGGCAGCTACCACCTGCACCGGCTGTTCTTCCAGATGATCGATCCGAAGCTTGGGAACGAGGAGGCTGTCGTCCGCCTCCTCAATCGGATCACCATCGAGCGGTATGCCGGCTATACGCAGCGCGAGAGGAGCTATCACCTCTGGCGAATGCGCCGGCCTTGA
- a CDS encoding ATP-grasp domain-containing protein → MILLIADPDDRHADALETALRKKGTETFRFHPEDLPLTATVTLHPGSPHVPGLLQSEQGMLSLERVRTVWMRTYRGFSLPPEWSPVAKQYAQAECTETVSGLYLHLRERFWVNPPWRLRHGADNRALQLRAAQESGLEIPPTLVTTDPHAALEFFRECQGQVLRLRMKLSPPASARAAAPEKALTLESLQDAELFRRAPVMLQQTTPGVTKVRVAVIGCRLFAAALPARPTGKPRAARASKLQPHTLPEPLGTACLAVVRRLGLASAILELGLTDGDRYVFLGIDARGDWLPLEREARLPVLDALAEMLRQGKTDFEWAGG, encoded by the coding sequence ATGATCCTGCTGATCGCCGATCCGGATGACCGGCATGCCGATGCCCTGGAGACCGCGTTGCGGAAGAAGGGCACCGAGACGTTCCGCTTCCATCCCGAGGATCTGCCGCTCACCGCGACCGTCACGCTCCATCCCGGGTCGCCACACGTCCCAGGGTTGCTCCAGAGCGAGCAGGGCATGCTCTCCCTGGAGAGGGTCCGCACGGTCTGGATGAGGACCTATCGGGGCTTCTCGCTCCCGCCAGAGTGGAGCCCCGTCGCGAAGCAATATGCCCAGGCGGAATGCACCGAGACCGTCTCCGGGCTCTATCTGCACCTGCGAGAGCGATTCTGGGTCAACCCGCCCTGGCGACTCCGCCATGGCGCCGACAACCGGGCACTTCAACTCCGCGCGGCCCAGGAGAGCGGGCTCGAGATTCCGCCCACCCTCGTCACGACCGACCCACATGCCGCGCTCGAATTCTTCCGCGAGTGCCAGGGGCAGGTACTGCGCCTGCGGATGAAGCTGTCGCCGCCTGCCAGTGCCCGAGCGGCGGCCCCAGAGAAAGCGCTCACTCTAGAGAGCCTTCAGGATGCCGAACTCTTCCGGCGAGCCCCGGTCATGCTCCAACAGACCACGCCCGGGGTGACGAAGGTGCGTGTGGCCGTCATCGGGTGCCGCCTCTTCGCGGCGGCGCTGCCCGCGCGACCGACCGGGAAACCACGCGCCGCGCGAGCCTCCAAGCTTCAGCCCCACACCCTTCCAGAGCCCCTGGGGACAGCCTGTCTCGCAGTCGTGCGCAGACTGGGCCTGGCCTCGGCGATCCTCGAACTCGGCCTGACGGATGGGGACCGCTATGTGTTCCTCGGCATCGACGCACGGGGCGACTGGCTCCCGCTGGAGCGCGAGGCCCGCCTTCCAGTGCTGGATGCCCTTGCCGAGATGCTCAGACAGGGCAAGACCGACTTCGAGTGGGCAGGCGGATGA
- a CDS encoding glycosyltransferase family 4 protein — protein sequence MARKSPAEKAAQAPVLGMFFDAQRSPADALVGGMHVAIEDFVTATLAHGESRPRFFSSPGNVETTRAEVQHLLRRWHRPADVATVDGYGTLLSGLDGQGITHWHDITGEAERPFALRQMHARTPYPITITPHVISRRHLRHSWFLQLLLLDVRPCDSVVCISPTTRDALAALMGQVEESFNRAHGTQLKYRGRFDVIPLGVDELLFRERDQSDVRHQLGLPRDAFILLWAGRVAPDSKADLLPLLRVFRQLVADNPRQNPLLVLAGSGTDSHLRTIREHAAQQGIGDRVMVMSELHKARRHLYYSAADVFVSPIDNVHETFGLTPLEAMACGIPAVVSDWDGYRSTVIDGETGFRIPTSWMRCDADVSALGSLLDFPTDLVAHLTLAQSVAIDLTVLRERLQSLMSNETLRRQMGQRARQHVVASFSWKQIIARYEALWRELCATTTRLKRRAPRALPHTAPRYFDAFQGFATEILTGRSKLVLGEPGRELLTGVGQLAPRYVGSEPLHRGTVEQILKALAHGKGAPVSISSVMRTLAASRTALSGDRGRRHLMWLLKYGYIERAREKK from the coding sequence GTGGCAAGAAAGTCCCCGGCCGAGAAAGCGGCCCAAGCACCGGTGTTGGGCATGTTCTTCGACGCCCAGCGGTCTCCCGCCGACGCCCTCGTCGGGGGAATGCACGTCGCGATCGAGGACTTCGTGACCGCGACGCTCGCGCATGGCGAGTCCCGGCCGCGGTTCTTCTCGTCGCCAGGCAACGTCGAGACCACCCGTGCCGAGGTGCAACACCTGCTGCGGCGCTGGCACCGCCCCGCTGACGTCGCGACGGTGGACGGTTACGGCACGCTGCTGAGCGGCCTCGATGGACAAGGCATCACGCACTGGCACGACATCACAGGCGAGGCCGAGCGTCCGTTCGCGCTCCGCCAGATGCATGCCCGGACGCCCTACCCCATCACGATCACGCCGCATGTCATCAGCCGTCGGCACCTGCGCCACTCGTGGTTCCTCCAGCTGCTGCTGCTCGACGTCCGGCCTTGTGACTCCGTCGTGTGCATCTCTCCCACTACGCGCGATGCACTGGCCGCCCTCATGGGCCAGGTCGAGGAGTCCTTCAACCGGGCCCACGGCACCCAGCTGAAGTACCGCGGACGCTTCGACGTCATCCCGCTCGGAGTCGATGAACTCCTGTTCCGGGAGCGTGACCAATCCGACGTCCGCCACCAGTTGGGTCTCCCGCGCGATGCCTTCATCCTGCTGTGGGCGGGCCGCGTCGCGCCCGACAGCAAGGCGGACCTCCTGCCGCTGCTGCGCGTCTTCCGCCAGCTCGTCGCGGACAACCCCCGGCAGAATCCCCTACTCGTGCTCGCGGGCTCTGGTACGGACTCCCATCTGCGGACGATCCGAGAGCACGCGGCACAGCAGGGCATCGGTGACCGGGTGATGGTCATGTCCGAGCTGCACAAGGCACGACGACACCTGTACTACTCCGCGGCGGACGTGTTCGTGTCGCCGATCGACAACGTCCACGAGACGTTCGGCTTGACGCCCCTCGAGGCCATGGCCTGTGGCATTCCCGCCGTCGTCTCCGATTGGGATGGCTATCGCAGCACCGTCATCGACGGGGAGACCGGATTCCGGATACCGACCTCCTGGATGCGCTGCGATGCCGATGTCTCCGCGCTCGGGTCGCTGCTGGACTTCCCCACGGATCTGGTGGCCCACCTCACGCTCGCGCAGTCGGTCGCCATCGACCTGACGGTCCTGCGCGAACGCCTCCAGTCCTTGATGAGCAACGAGACGCTCCGGCGCCAGATGGGGCAACGCGCCCGGCAGCACGTGGTGGCGTCGTTCTCGTGGAAGCAGATCATCGCCCGGTACGAGGCGCTCTGGAGGGAACTCTGCGCCACGACGACCCGGTTGAAGCGACGAGCCCCCCGCGCCCTGCCGCACACTGCGCCTCGGTACTTCGACGCCTTCCAGGGCTTCGCCACCGAGATACTCACAGGCCGCAGCAAGCTCGTGCTCGGCGAGCCCGGCCGGGAACTGCTGACGGGGGTTGGACAGCTCGCGCCCCGCTACGTGGGGTCCGAACCGCTCCATCGCGGCACCGTGGAGCAGATCCTCAAGGCGCTCGCTCACGGAAAGGGGGCGCCTGTGAGCATCAGCTCGGTCATGCGCACGCTGGCGGCGAGCCGGACAGCGTTGTCTGGCGACCGGGGCCGTCGCCACCTCATGTGGCTCCTCAAGTACGGCTACATCGAGCGGGCCAGAGAGAAGAAATGA
- a CDS encoding YcaO-like family protein has translation MSLELPKAYMRGTHRVVSPETTLERIRPHLRSFGITRCADITGLDCTGIPVYVAIRPQGRVLQTSNGKGLRHVDAQVSALMESIEHWHAENPAVPFHRASLGQLRRDGARIVSPESLEGFWSSAYFTEDQVLDWVQGEDLHSGEALWLPAFTAYYYRHQHHRYSFNGLASGNHLTEATLHSLYELIERDTLSRLSEGNRIHLGRCDVIDLDTVTDEVVGVLREQVERSELRLVLLRAPSELPTHTFMAVLLDSSPFSHASTVNLGYGAHLSPSVAATRAITEAAQSRLTFIHGSRDDLSEAAYQGGGSHQRLYSFFSQLTPDTSWDELEERSSHDLTRDYQHVLESLQQGGFQGAYRVNLSQRLAEVVVVKVMVPGARLTISI, from the coding sequence ATGAGTCTCGAACTTCCCAAGGCCTACATGCGCGGGACGCATCGGGTCGTCTCTCCAGAGACGACCCTCGAGCGAATCCGACCGCATCTGCGCTCCTTCGGCATCACCCGCTGCGCGGACATCACCGGACTCGACTGCACCGGCATCCCGGTCTACGTCGCGATCCGTCCGCAAGGGCGCGTGCTGCAGACCTCCAACGGCAAGGGGCTTCGCCACGTCGATGCCCAGGTGTCGGCGCTGATGGAGTCGATCGAGCACTGGCACGCCGAGAACCCTGCGGTGCCCTTTCATCGCGCCTCGCTTGGGCAGTTACGCCGAGATGGCGCCCGTATCGTCTCACCGGAGAGCCTCGAGGGCTTCTGGTCCTCGGCGTACTTCACGGAGGACCAGGTGCTCGACTGGGTCCAGGGCGAGGACCTGCACTCCGGAGAGGCGCTCTGGCTCCCAGCGTTCACCGCTTACTACTACCGGCACCAGCATCACCGGTACTCGTTCAACGGTCTGGCCAGCGGCAACCACCTCACCGAGGCGACGCTCCACAGCCTGTATGAGTTGATCGAGCGAGACACCCTCTCACGCCTCTCCGAAGGCAATCGGATCCACCTGGGCCGGTGCGATGTCATCGACCTCGACACCGTCACCGACGAAGTGGTCGGCGTGCTCCGGGAGCAGGTCGAGCGCTCCGAGCTCCGGCTCGTGCTGCTGCGAGCACCGAGCGAGCTGCCCACGCATACGTTCATGGCTGTCCTGCTGGACTCCTCGCCCTTCAGCCACGCCTCGACGGTGAACCTGGGCTACGGCGCCCACCTGAGTCCCTCGGTGGCCGCGACACGGGCGATCACCGAGGCCGCCCAATCGCGGCTCACCTTCATCCACGGCTCCCGGGACGACCTCTCGGAGGCGGCCTACCAAGGTGGCGGCAGCCACCAGCGGCTGTACTCGTTCTTCTCGCAGCTCACTCCTGACACGAGCTGGGATGAGCTGGAGGAACGCTCGAGCCACGATCTGACCCGCGACTACCAGCATGTCCTCGAGAGCCTCCAGCAGGGTGGCTTCCAGGGCGCATATCGGGTGAACCTGAGCCAGCGGCTCGCGGAGGTCGTGGTCGTGAAGGTCATGGTTCCGGGAGCACGACTCACGATCTCGATCTGA